A portion of the Tiliqua scincoides isolate rTilSci1 chromosome 3, rTilSci1.hap2, whole genome shotgun sequence genome contains these proteins:
- the LOC136645881 gene encoding protein FAM43A-like, which yields MLPWKRHKFELLAADEERRAPPPPPPSKARGQCPAGAAEGALSRVGGLFRRRRRTFRVSGEAPAFSVLYLGNAATLQAKGEGCTDAAVGRIWARSEAGRLGARMRLTVGPQGLRLAPAEAGAGPRPGHLYLLHRVTYCVADPRLPRLFAWVYRHEARHKAVLLRCHAALLSRPEKARALALLLFQTSAAALAEFRRLKRRADARHQQLQQAGRAADGALPLVPLRRLLLRGPAGCYKPPAERGRAAPRLGPISEDSLGEELEARAHAGPPPEEDGGWDEPEGAAGEPEACSGEDDDDDELLLPPAGPGREAAAGPGLGRLIRGLGALAIGNDVELLRADLRVTRLLSGDSTGSESSIDSSGRDGGSPPPPEPDSG from the coding sequence ATGCTTCCCTGGAAGAGGCACAAGTTCGAGCTGCTGGCGGCGGACGAGGAGCGgcgcgcgccgccgccgccgcccccgtcGAAGGCGCGCGGGCAGTGCCCGGCGGGCGCGGCGGAGGGCGCGCTGAGCCGGGTGGGCGGCCTGTTCCGCCGCAGGCGCAGGACGTTCCGCGTGAGCGGCGAGGCGCCCGCCTTCTCGGTGCTGTACCTGGGCAACGCGGCCACGCTGCAGGCCAAGGGCGAGGGCTGCACCGACGCCGCCGTGGGCAGGATCTGGGCGCGCAGCGAGGCCGGCCGGCTGGGCGCGCGCATGCGGCTGACGGTGGGGCCGCAGGGCCTGCGCCTGGCGCCCGCCGAGGCCGGGGCCGGGCCGCGGCCGGGCCACCTGTACCTGCTGCACCGCGTGACCTACTGCGTGGCCGACCCGCGCCTGCCGCGCCTCTTCGCCTGGGTGTACCGGCACGAGGCGCGGCACAAGGCGGTGCTGCTGCGCTGCCACGCGGCGCTGCTGTCCCGGCCGGAGAAGGCGCGCGCGCTGGCGCTGCTGCTCTTCCAGACCTCCGCGGCCGCGCTGGCCGAGTTCCGCCGCCTGAAGAGGCGCGCCGACGCGCGgcaccagcagctgcagcaggccGGCCGCGCCGCCGACGGCGCCCTCCCGCTCGTGCCGCTGCGCAGGCTGCTGCTGCGCGGGCCCGCCGGCTGCTACAAGCCGCCCGCCGAGCGCGGACGCGCCGCGCCCCGCCTCGGCCCCATCTCCGAGGACTCGCTGGGCGAGGAGCTGGAGGCGCGCGCCCACGCGGGGCCGCCGCCGGAGGAGGACGGCGGCTGGGACGAGCCGGAGGGCGCCGCGGGCGAGCCGGAGGCCTGCAGCGGcgaggacgacgacgacgacgagcTGCTGCTCCCGCCGGCCGGCCCGGGGCGCGAGGCGGCGGCGGGGCCCGGCCTGGGCCGGCTCATCCGCGGCCTGGGCGCGCTGGCCATCGGCAACGACGTGGAGCTGCTGCGCGCCGACCTGCGCGTCACCCGCCTCCTCTCCGGCGACAGCACCGGCAGCGAGTCCTCCATCGACAGCAGCGGCCGCGACGGCGGCTCCCCGCCGCCCCCGGAGCCCGACAGCGGCTGA